GATAAAGGTATGCGCGATCTTCGCATCGAGCTCCCCGAAGCTAATCCTGTGGATTTCTTTTAATACAACAAGCAGGTCTCTCTTCTTCTGATACACTCTTGTAGTGATCATGGCGCTGTATACATCAGCCACAGCTACGATCTTGGCAATAGGATGGATCTGCTGACTCACCTTTTTAAGCGGGTAGCCGTGGCCATTCAATCGTTCATGATGCTGAAGAGCCGTTAACGCATAATCATCGTTATGTATCGAGGTACGAATAATGTCGTAGCCGTAGACCGTGTGCCGCTTCATTTCTTCAAATTCTTCATCGGTCAGTTTGGACGGCTTGTTTAGTATAGCTGTATCGATTTTACTTTTGCCTATATCATGCAGGTATCCGGCCTTCCCGATATCCAGCGCTTCCGACTCCGAATGGCCCAGCCATTTGGCGATAAAGTAAGAGATCATACCGACATGCACACAATGATGATAGGTGTAATCGTCTTTGTTATTGAGCATTAAGAGCATGGATACGACGTCTTTTTCCCTTTCAAAGCTGGTGATAAAAGGGACAAAGCCTTCGTCTATTTCTTCTTTGGATATCCTATTGCCTTTACCCGCCTGCTCAAACAGATGTTTGACGGATGCGATCGACTTCTCGAAAGCACGTTATTTGTTGAGCATATCCTCGCTATTAAGCGACGGTGCCGTATCAAACTCCACATGCACATACTCAATATGGTGCTTGAGCAACAGAGTAAGAGCGGACATGTCAATAACGGAGCCAGCCGTGAGCACCTGAAGACCGTATGAATTAAACACGTCTCTTACTAGACGTCCACCTTTGATATCATCAGTTACCATTGCAATCATTTCGCTCATCCTGTTCTTGATAATAGGTCCTGAGATCTATCATAACCAAAAATTCGACATATGAAAAGGGGTGCTGTTTGATATATCCTACAAATACTGGAAGGATTCAGAATGAAACAAAGTCCAAGGTACTTTTGAACTCGTACCATGGACTTTGTACATTTGCTTAGTAAATGCTGTATTGGAATCAGGTTTCTGTCGCCGGAACGGGAGCCGCCGTTTTACCTGACTTTTCGATACTTCGCTTTTTAATGAAGAAGGCACCGATCAAGCCTGCTAATGCGAGGAAGCCGGACACCATAAAAGCGTTGTTGACCCCATGTATCATTGCTTCCGCATGCCCAACTGCCGATTGTTTTGAAGTCGCGGTCATGACCGTCACCAGAATCGCAGTGCCGATCGATCCTGCCATCATCCGCATCGTATTGCCCATTGCTGAAGCATGCGGGATGAGATGCTGTGGAATTTGGTTCAGACCGGCTGTCGTAACGGGCATCATGACCATGGATATACCGAGCATTCGCACCGCATAGATCAGCATCACTGCGGCATATGGCGTCGATATCGAGAGTCCGTACATCATGAACGTAGTCACGGTCACGATAGAGAACCCGATTATCGCAAGTCCCCTTGCCCCATAGCGGTCAAAGATTTTACCGCCAATCGGATTCATAATCCCCATGACGATAGCACCCGGCAAGAGCATCAAGCCGGATTGCAGCGAGGAGTAGCCGCGCATCTCCTGCATATACATAGGGAGCAGCAGCTCCGCGGCGATCATAGCCATAAAGACGATCATCGTCAATATTGTGGTCAGGGTAAATATAAAATTGCCGAAGATGCGGAATTCGAGCATTG
This genomic window from Paenibacillus hexagrammi contains:
- a CDS encoding HD-GYP domain-containing protein, with protein sequence MLLMLNNKDDYTYHHCVHVGMISYFIAKWLGHSESEALDIGKAGYLHDIGKSKIDTAILNKPSKLTDEEFEEMKRHTVYGYDIIRTSIHNDDYALTALQHHERLNGHGYPLKKVSQQIHPIAKIVAVADVYSAMITTRVYQKKRDLLVVLKEIHRISFGELDAKIAHTFILHMIPNFIGKKVILNDQRTGSIIMTNPVDYFRPLVQIGEEFIDLSKHTSIEIADILL